In the Paenibacillus pabuli genome, one interval contains:
- the trpS gene encoding tryptophan--tRNA ligase has protein sequence MNMNKDVILTGDRTTGQLHLGHYVGSLRSRVQLQKEYKTYILLADVQALTTHYDQPGLIADSVYQVTLDYLAVGIDPNQATLFIQSMIPEIAELTVIFSMFVTVNTLRHNPTIKTEARDRGYTDLYYGFLGYPVSQAADIAFCKATLVPAGEDQIPHIETARKLVRRFNELYAPVLPEPRILTGERLGGLDGIGKMSKSMGNTISLNASHDDIHAKLTKAKTDPARIHRTDPGHPDICPVFAYHQLFRKEHAEEIHASCSQGSIGCRDCKRLAGTAINDLLAPFRERRNDYEQRENEVKEILVEGTRQARKVARETMLEVREAMGIRYFDL, from the coding sequence ATGAATATGAACAAGGATGTTATTTTAACTGGAGACCGAACAACAGGACAGCTTCATCTCGGCCATTACGTGGGCAGCCTGCGCAGCCGGGTGCAATTGCAGAAAGAATACAAAACATATATTTTACTGGCGGATGTGCAGGCGTTGACCACTCACTACGATCAGCCAGGGTTGATTGCAGACAGTGTTTATCAAGTGACTCTCGATTATCTCGCTGTAGGTATTGATCCGAACCAAGCTACGCTGTTCATCCAATCCATGATTCCGGAGATCGCGGAATTAACGGTGATCTTCTCCATGTTTGTCACCGTGAACACGCTTCGGCATAACCCAACCATCAAGACGGAGGCGCGTGACCGCGGATATACGGATCTATACTACGGCTTCTTGGGCTATCCGGTCAGTCAGGCTGCAGATATCGCATTCTGCAAAGCGACGCTCGTTCCAGCAGGCGAAGACCAGATTCCGCATATCGAGACTGCACGCAAACTGGTCCGGAGATTCAATGAGCTATACGCTCCGGTTCTGCCTGAACCTCGCATTTTGACTGGAGAGAGGCTCGGCGGACTCGATGGTATCGGCAAAATGAGCAAAAGCATGGGCAACACCATCTCATTAAATGCGAGTCATGATGACATACATGCCAAACTGACCAAGGCCAAGACCGATCCTGCACGCATCCATCGTACCGACCCAGGCCACCCCGACATCTGTCCGGTATTTGCATATCATCAGTTATTCCGGAAGGAGCACGCCGAAGAGATTCATGCCAGCTGCAGCCAAGGTTCCATCGGATGCAGAGATTGCAAGCGTCTTGCTGGCACTGCGATTAACGATTTGCTTGCGCCCTTCCGTGAACGGCGAAATGATTATGAGCAGCGGGAAAACGAGGTGAAAGAAATTCTCGTTGAGGGAACCCGTCAGGCACGTAAAGTCGCGCGGGAAACGATGCTGGAAGTACGAGAAGCGATGGGGATTCGTTATTTTGACCTTTAA
- a CDS encoding GerAB/ArcD/ProY family transporter codes for MKPRQPSFLQAMMLIMLSVGLISHVLIIPALLSAVKRDSWISVLLSAGPYLVFALMLAYVSRFLQHQTLHEWLTSHLGKPLGLLFRIGNSLFFLSVIYFTLHDTTTWAKTSYLTETPILATSIALMSLCAYAAYKGIRSLAFTAGLVLPLVVLLGFYVAIVNTQYKDYSRLLPVLEHGWRPVLHGMVYSLAGMFELLFIWYIQPHLSKRIRVWQYVMLAFIILGLTLGPLVGAIVEFNPFEAAKMRYPAFEEWRIASLGKYIAQTDFFSIYQWLAGSFTRISLAMYIVVEIWNIKSTSRRIITFISIAVFFILSMVYRLDDMTFEKLLVQYVFPFNLIYLSGLAIIVTTVAFISSRHQRRKHHGAPND; via the coding sequence ATGAAACCTAGACAACCTTCTTTTTTGCAAGCCATGATGTTAATTATGTTATCTGTTGGCCTAATCAGCCACGTCCTGATCATTCCTGCCTTATTAAGTGCGGTTAAAAGGGACTCCTGGATTTCTGTCCTGTTATCGGCAGGACCCTATCTGGTGTTTGCGCTCATGCTTGCCTACGTCTCTCGTTTTCTTCAGCATCAAACCTTACATGAATGGCTGACTTCCCATCTGGGAAAACCCCTGGGCTTGCTCTTCCGGATCGGAAACAGCCTCTTTTTCTTGTCCGTCATCTATTTCACCCTGCACGATACCACCACCTGGGCTAAAACCAGTTATCTGACGGAGACACCCATATTGGCAACAAGCATTGCTCTTATGTCGCTCTGTGCCTATGCGGCCTATAAAGGCATTCGTTCGCTCGCATTTACAGCAGGACTCGTTCTGCCTCTCGTTGTGCTGCTTGGCTTCTATGTCGCAATCGTAAATACTCAATACAAGGATTACAGCCGTCTGCTCCCCGTTCTTGAACATGGCTGGCGTCCCGTTCTTCACGGTATGGTGTACAGCCTCGCAGGCATGTTTGAGCTGCTGTTCATTTGGTATATACAGCCCCATCTGTCGAAGCGGATACGTGTATGGCAGTACGTTATGCTTGCTTTTATTATTCTTGGATTGACACTTGGCCCACTTGTGGGGGCTATCGTAGAATTTAATCCTTTTGAGGCTGCCAAAATGCGTTATCCTGCTTTTGAGGAATGGAGAATTGCCTCCTTGGGCAAATACATTGCACAGACCGATTTCTTCTCCATCTATCAGTGGCTCGCCGGCTCATTTACCCGAATAAGTCTTGCCATGTATATTGTGGTAGAAATTTGGAATATTAAGAGCACCTCCAGAAGGATCATCACGTTTATTTCAATCGCCGTTTTCTTCATCCTCTCCATGGTGTACCGTCTGGACGATATGACATTCGAAAAGCTGCTTGTCCAATATGTATTCCCGTTTAATCTCATCTATCTAAGTGGATTAGCCATTATTGTAACTACCGTTGCATTCATCAGTTCACGCCATCAGAGGAGGAAACATCATGGAGCACCCAACGATTGA
- a CDS encoding spore germination protein yields MEHPTIDITSHETLLASLKEQFNPCADVVIQTFPAKDETDMSVIMLYCDGLVDGKQLNQFIIPRLEDHTLLEENFHPKELGLTLNPVKDLTDTENLNLLIFSGQLLLIFGNGNQSCSLDIASIPGRNPEESAIESSVKGPRDGFTEELSVNIALIRKRMKTSSMCFEKYVKGGRTQTAIGLLYVKDIINPEILKEARQNLDKIEIDGILGTSVMERSIMGGIRSIFPLTDNTERPDYVVSSLLNGRFAVLIEGSPVAIIAPTTLFNQLKSPEDESTPFFIVTFERILRISGLLIACFFPAFYIGLTSFNVEQIPLPLLATIAGTRMGLPLPVTLEAFLMIFMFELFNEAGRRLPRALGQTVSVVGGLIIGDAAIRAGITSPTIIVSVAISVISSYILVNTVLSGATAQVRIGMLVLSSLLGLFGFMLGLFAVLVHLVSLECYGVSYLSPVSPYIPGDFTQAISMQPSMKRTKRPAALHTQDSTRRRKRP; encoded by the coding sequence ATGGAGCACCCAACGATTGACATCACGTCCCATGAAACACTGCTTGCCTCTTTGAAAGAACAATTTAATCCCTGTGCGGATGTCGTTATTCAGACTTTTCCTGCCAAAGATGAAACGGATATGTCGGTCATTATGCTCTATTGCGACGGCTTAGTCGATGGCAAACAACTCAATCAGTTTATTATCCCCCGGCTGGAGGATCATACCCTGCTCGAGGAGAATTTCCACCCCAAAGAATTGGGCTTAACATTAAATCCGGTGAAAGACCTTACAGATACGGAAAATTTAAATCTGTTGATTTTCAGTGGACAATTGCTGCTCATTTTCGGAAATGGAAATCAGTCCTGCAGTTTGGATATTGCAAGCATTCCAGGCAGAAACCCTGAGGAATCAGCTATCGAGTCCTCCGTAAAAGGACCCCGAGATGGATTCACCGAGGAGCTGAGCGTTAATATCGCACTCATCCGCAAACGGATGAAAACCTCTTCGATGTGCTTTGAAAAATACGTAAAAGGTGGTCGTACGCAGACTGCCATTGGCCTGTTGTATGTTAAAGACATCATTAATCCGGAGATTCTAAAAGAAGCTCGCCAGAACCTTGACAAGATTGAAATTGATGGCATTCTCGGCACTTCTGTTATGGAACGTTCGATTATGGGAGGCATCCGTAGTATCTTCCCTCTCACGGATAATACAGAACGACCCGATTATGTCGTGAGTTCACTCTTAAATGGGCGTTTTGCTGTTCTAATCGAGGGCTCACCCGTAGCCATCATTGCACCAACTACGCTCTTCAATCAGTTAAAGTCACCGGAAGATGAGAGTACGCCTTTTTTTATTGTGACGTTTGAACGGATTTTGAGGATTTCAGGTTTGCTTATTGCCTGTTTTTTTCCGGCCTTCTATATCGGTCTGACCAGTTTTAATGTAGAGCAAATCCCTCTACCTCTTCTTGCAACGATTGCCGGAACACGTATGGGCTTACCCTTACCAGTGACACTAGAGGCATTTCTGATGATCTTCATGTTTGAATTATTCAATGAAGCAGGCCGCAGGCTTCCACGTGCATTGGGCCAGACCGTCAGTGTCGTTGGTGGGCTCATCATCGGTGATGCTGCTATTCGTGCCGGAATTACTTCCCCCACCATCATTGTGTCCGTGGCCATCTCGGTCATTTCCAGCTACATTTTGGTGAATACGGTACTGAGTGGGGCCACAGCCCAAGTTCGAATCGGGATGCTTGTCCTGTCTTCCCTCCTTGGATTGTTCGGTTTCATGCTTGGGCTATTTGCCGTGCTGGTACATCTCGTTTCCTTGGAGTGTTATGGCGTGTCCTATTTGTCCCCCGTCTCTCCCTATATTCCCGGTGACTTTACCCAGGCCATATCCATGCAGCCATCCATGAAAAGAACCAAGCGCCCGGCCGCACTCCATACTCAGGATTCCACGCGTCGGAGGAAACGGCCTTGA
- a CDS encoding Ger(x)C family spore germination protein: MNRWLSMGLLLMSCLIILTGCWDSKEVQSINFITGIGIDYEDDKYIAYAQLIDFSSIAKQEGPTSRQASDIWIGRGEGTTLSMAINDLYQTSQQQTLWTHVKAIVLSKKALNDRLEDIFNTLLHSGELRYTPWIYGTEQSIPDVLAPSALLNQSTQTIELFEPIKLYKQFSAFEPIRLHQLLDGFREPASVILLPSITNKNQTWFNGDENPPLVKTDGFFVISNGKNQGKVSGEDADGTRFVNYDHVYQYPLYVYKSGGKLPDLTLRLHDPHTKISARTEGSGVTFDLSTSVKGIIVEEHVSHQSPQTMEEAAEKQIESAIRTTFEKNKSRQIDSYGFVEHLYRHDLALWKKEVQHRADPIKRFKLGKVNVHVKILNASTYKYTE, from the coding sequence TTGAACAGATGGCTTTCCATGGGCCTTTTGCTTATGAGTTGTCTGATCATACTGACGGGGTGCTGGGATTCCAAAGAGGTTCAGAGCATTAACTTTATTACGGGTATAGGGATCGATTATGAGGATGACAAGTATATCGCTTATGCCCAACTGATCGATTTTTCCAGTATTGCCAAGCAAGAGGGGCCAACTTCACGGCAAGCAAGCGATATTTGGATTGGGCGAGGCGAAGGCACAACACTTAGCATGGCGATTAACGACCTCTATCAGACTTCACAGCAGCAAACCCTATGGACCCATGTTAAAGCTATTGTTTTATCGAAAAAAGCCCTTAACGATCGGCTCGAGGATATTTTCAATACGCTGCTGCATTCCGGTGAGCTGAGATATACACCTTGGATTTACGGTACGGAACAAAGCATACCCGATGTTCTTGCTCCCTCTGCCTTGTTAAATCAATCTACGCAAACCATTGAGCTATTCGAACCGATCAAACTATACAAGCAGTTCTCTGCCTTTGAACCCATCCGCCTTCATCAACTTCTTGACGGGTTTCGTGAGCCTGCTTCGGTCATCCTATTGCCATCAATCACTAACAAAAATCAAACCTGGTTCAATGGGGATGAGAATCCCCCTTTAGTTAAAACCGATGGATTTTTCGTCATTTCAAACGGCAAAAACCAAGGCAAGGTGTCAGGTGAAGACGCAGATGGTACTCGATTCGTAAATTACGATCATGTCTACCAGTATCCGTTGTACGTATACAAGAGTGGGGGGAAATTGCCTGATCTGACTCTGAGGCTCCATGACCCGCATACCAAAATTTCAGCAAGGACGGAAGGCAGCGGGGTCACCTTCGACCTGTCTACTTCGGTAAAAGGCATCATCGTTGAAGAACACGTCTCTCACCAGTCTCCCCAAACGATGGAGGAAGCAGCCGAGAAACAGATCGAGTCTGCCATCCGTACTACGTTTGAAAAAAACAAATCACGCCAGATCGATTCCTATGGTTTTGTGGAACATCTATATCGTCATGACCTCGCATTGTGGAAAAAGGAGGTTCAGCACCGAGCGGATCCGATTAAACGATTCAAACTTGGAAAAGTGAACGTTCATGTAAAAATCCTCAATGCCAGCACATACAAATACACGGAGTAA
- a CDS encoding sensory rhodopsin transducer, whose translation MAREHTETDRLAKSETAVATGHTYWVIPDGYIPPDSRGALESHESICVLNTGQDDAELDITIFFEDREPIENIEASVPGRRTRHIRTASLHSGDQFIPSGVPYAITVSSNVPVIIQYSRLDTTQPELALMSVMAFPLT comes from the coding sequence ATGGCAAGAGAGCATACTGAAACAGACCGTTTGGCAAAGAGTGAGACAGCAGTGGCTACAGGTCACACCTACTGGGTTATTCCAGACGGTTACATACCACCAGATAGTCGGGGCGCCCTGGAGAGTCATGAGAGCATCTGTGTTCTGAATACCGGTCAGGACGATGCTGAACTTGATATAACGATCTTCTTTGAAGACAGGGAGCCGATCGAGAACATTGAAGCGAGCGTACCGGGAAGAAGGACCAGACATATCCGGACGGCATCACTTCATTCCGGAGATCAGTTCATCCCTTCAGGTGTGCCGTATGCCATCACGGTTTCCAGTAATGTCCCTGTCATTATCCAGTACAGTCGTTTGGATACCACGCAGCCTGAGCTGGCACTCATGAGTGTCATGGCTTTTCCACTGACTTAA
- a CDS encoding rhamnogalacturonan acetylesterase: MVTHWKFDFGPGTGVEGYRKVSANSIYGDTIGYGFEPDSLVYEKQRFGEIEDLDIVQQNQEYLGQANVSARLRSSFCIPLKASFIVDVPDGTYQVLLIAGDELAETVTRVKAGEGRLVLPTIRTLPGQCAEVRFSVVVRGGRLRLSFSGPAPRINALEITLANQTMTVFLAGDSTVTDQPESGYPYCGWGQLLPAQFKHDVAVDNHAQSGRSSRSFINEGRLDAIMKHIKPDDFLFIQFGHNDEKPDPERGTEPFTTYKEYLKKYIDAAREAGARPVLVTPVHRRFFADDGTLNDTHGDYIIAVRELAQEEDVPLIDLAERSRILFEQAGIEGTKEDFMWVLPGEYLNFPAGVEDNTHFQERGGRRLAAQVAEAIRELRLQPLQMYLR; encoded by the coding sequence ATCGTTACGCACTGGAAATTCGACTTCGGTCCGGGTACGGGGGTTGAAGGGTACCGAAAAGTGTCAGCCAATAGCATCTACGGGGATACGATCGGTTACGGATTTGAGCCGGATTCCCTTGTTTATGAGAAACAGCGATTTGGTGAAATAGAAGATCTGGACATCGTACAGCAAAATCAGGAGTATTTGGGGCAGGCCAATGTGTCTGCCCGATTGCGTTCAAGCTTCTGTATTCCACTCAAGGCATCGTTTATCGTTGATGTGCCGGACGGCACTTATCAGGTACTGCTCATTGCTGGAGATGAACTGGCTGAGACGGTCACTAGAGTCAAGGCTGGTGAAGGCAGATTGGTGCTGCCAACGATCCGTACGCTACCGGGACAATGCGCCGAGGTCAGATTCTCGGTTGTGGTAAGAGGCGGAAGGCTTCGTCTGTCTTTCTCCGGTCCAGCTCCACGGATCAACGCCTTGGAGATTACGCTCGCCAATCAGACGATGACCGTATTTCTTGCGGGAGATTCCACGGTAACGGATCAGCCGGAGAGTGGATATCCATACTGTGGCTGGGGACAGCTGCTGCCGGCTCAATTCAAGCATGATGTTGCCGTTGATAATCACGCCCAGTCAGGACGGAGCTCGCGCAGCTTCATCAATGAAGGCCGATTGGATGCGATCATGAAGCATATCAAGCCCGATGACTTCTTGTTCATTCAATTCGGACATAATGATGAGAAACCGGACCCGGAGCGGGGAACGGAACCATTCACAACCTATAAGGAATATTTGAAAAAGTATATCGATGCAGCCCGCGAAGCCGGAGCTCGTCCGGTGCTGGTGACACCCGTGCATCGGCGCTTTTTTGCGGACGACGGCACGCTGAACGACACGCATGGTGATTACATTATTGCCGTGCGGGAGCTGGCACAAGAGGAAGATGTTCCGCTGATCGATCTTGCTGAACGTAGCCGTATTCTGTTCGAGCAGGCGGGGATCGAAGGCACCAAGGAAGATTTTATGTGGGTGCTTCCGGGTGAATATCTGAACTTCCCGGCAGGCGTGGAGGATAACACGCACTTTCAGGAACGCGGCGGACGGCGTCTTGCCGCGCAGGTAGCGGAAGCTATCCGTGAGCTCAGGCTGCAGCCGCTGCAAATGTATTTAAGGTAG
- a CDS encoding carbohydrate ABC transporter permease — MVWKNVKWPIYHLFVAALALLMLYPVLWMLFSSFKESRTIFVTAESLFPTEWIWSNYVDGWKGAGGRPFMDYITNSLVIVVISTIGAVLSSSLIAFGFARLNFRGRSFWFSLMMLTLMLPHDVVLVPQYIIFTKLGWLNTILPIVVPTFFGMPFFIFLMVQFIRTIPKELDEAATIDGCNKFRLYIQIIMPLIKSSLATAAIFSFYWRWEDLLGPVLYLNSPDKYTVSMALKMFLDSESASNWGAMFAMSIVSLVPVVAVFFIFQKQIVQGMSTSGLKG, encoded by the coding sequence ATGGTTTGGAAAAATGTAAAGTGGCCGATTTATCATCTGTTCGTTGCAGCGCTAGCCCTCCTGATGCTTTATCCGGTGCTTTGGATGTTGTTCAGTTCATTCAAGGAGAGCCGCACCATCTTCGTTACTGCGGAGTCCCTTTTCCCTACGGAATGGATCTGGAGCAACTATGTGGATGGGTGGAAAGGCGCGGGTGGAAGACCGTTTATGGATTACATCACCAATTCACTCGTGATCGTAGTCATCTCCACCATTGGTGCTGTGTTATCCTCGTCGCTTATTGCCTTCGGTTTTGCCAGACTTAACTTCAGAGGCCGCAGCTTCTGGTTCTCCCTGATGATGCTGACTCTGATGCTGCCGCATGACGTCGTATTGGTTCCACAATACATTATCTTTACGAAGCTGGGCTGGTTGAATACGATTCTCCCTATTGTTGTACCTACATTCTTCGGAATGCCATTCTTCATCTTCCTGATGGTGCAGTTCATTCGTACGATTCCGAAAGAGCTGGATGAAGCGGCGACCATTGATGGATGTAACAAATTCAGATTGTACATTCAGATTATCATGCCGCTGATTAAGTCCTCGCTGGCGACTGCCGCAATCTTCTCCTTCTACTGGAGATGGGAGGACCTGCTGGGACCGGTACTATATCTGAACTCACCAGATAAATATACGGTATCGATGGCGCTCAAAATGTTCCTGGATAGCGAGTCTGCCTCCAACTGGGGAGCGATGTTCGCCATGTCCATTGTCAGTCTCGTTCCGGTCGTGGCCGTATTTTTCATTTTCCAGAAACAGATTGTACAGGGTATGAGCACCAGCGGACTGAAAGGATAA
- a CDS encoding carbohydrate ABC transporter permease yields the protein MRQYSSLRRNLTGYAFISPFIIGFLGFTLIPMFVSLYMSFTSYNLFTSPRWIGMDNYTKMFFEDPKYWNSVKVTFLYVFIGVPLRLVFALFVAMILNTGSRMVGTYRTLYYLPSIIGGSVAVSIMWRNLFSNEGVINSALTAIGIGPISWFGDPDASLVMLISLSVWQFGSSMLIFLAGLKNISPEMYEAAGVDGANPVRKFFSITLPLLSPIILFNLIMQTIGAFMTFVPAYIISKGEGGPMDGTMLYSLYLFRQAFMFNNMGYASAMAWIMLIMIGILTVAVFLTSKFWVFYESEGGK from the coding sequence TTGAGGCAGTATTCGTCGTTGCGCAGAAACCTGACCGGGTATGCATTTATTAGTCCTTTTATTATCGGCTTTTTGGGCTTTACGTTGATCCCGATGTTTGTCTCCCTATATATGTCGTTTACGAGTTATAACCTGTTCACTTCCCCGCGATGGATTGGGATGGACAACTACACCAAAATGTTTTTTGAGGATCCGAAGTATTGGAACTCAGTTAAGGTAACGTTCCTGTATGTATTCATTGGTGTACCGCTTAGACTGGTCTTTGCACTCTTCGTCGCCATGATCCTGAATACCGGTTCCCGTATGGTCGGAACATATCGTACCTTGTACTATCTGCCATCCATTATCGGTGGTAGCGTGGCTGTGTCGATCATGTGGCGTAACCTTTTCAGTAATGAAGGAGTTATCAACAGTGCTTTGACGGCGATCGGAATCGGGCCTATCAGTTGGTTCGGTGATCCGGATGCATCTCTAGTTATGCTAATCTCGCTGTCGGTTTGGCAGTTCGGTTCCTCCATGTTGATCTTCCTCGCAGGTCTTAAAAATATCTCCCCCGAGATGTACGAGGCAGCAGGCGTGGATGGTGCAAACCCGGTACGCAAGTTTTTTAGCATTACATTGCCTTTGCTTAGCCCAATCATCCTGTTCAATCTGATCATGCAAACGATCGGCGCATTCATGACCTTCGTACCTGCGTACATCATCTCCAAAGGAGAGGGTGGTCCAATGGATGGTACGATGCTCTACTCGCTGTACCTGTTCCGTCAGGCCTTTATGTTTAACAATATGGGTTATGCTTCGGCAATGGCCTGGATCATGCTTATCATGATCGGCATACTCACAGTAGCCGTGTTCCTGACATCCAAGTTCTGGGTGTTCTATGAATCTGAAGGAGGGAAGTAA
- a CDS encoding ABC transporter substrate-binding protein has product MVKKAIFLMMAVLLVFTAACSSEGESGGTSADGSVTLRIAWWGSDARHEYTQKVIDLYKEKNPNVKIDVEYASFDDYWKKLAPQAAANQLPDIVQMDISYISQYAQNGQLEDLAPYLGNQIKVDDVSENVISTGVINGKQYGVPAGVNVLGFHYDPALLKKAGVDTFPENLTWESYEALGKQTAEKGLFLDGGVAPDIFFHYFLRTKGLSLYNAEGTGLGYDDDKLFVEFFGLMRRMIEQGAAPTPDLANQTKGIIEESDLVKGKGIGIWQWSNQFVAVQQVANRPLEFAPMPGPDMEKGLYMQPSMYWAVTSNSKVKEEAAKFIDFWVNDVEANKLIKGERGVPISGAIKEAIAPELSEPTKQVFDFVAAMEPKASPMSPPPPVGSPEVIASLADTVEELNFGRITPEQAAETFRKNAEAVLANNK; this is encoded by the coding sequence ATGGTGAAAAAGGCAATATTCCTGATGATGGCTGTTCTGCTGGTATTTACGGCGGCATGCAGCTCTGAAGGAGAATCCGGAGGTACATCCGCAGATGGCTCGGTTACACTGCGTATCGCGTGGTGGGGCTCGGATGCACGTCATGAATACACGCAGAAGGTCATTGATCTGTACAAAGAGAAAAACCCGAACGTCAAGATTGATGTCGAATACGCCTCTTTTGATGACTACTGGAAAAAGCTCGCTCCACAAGCTGCAGCGAATCAGTTGCCTGACATTGTTCAGATGGATATTTCCTACATCAGCCAATATGCACAGAATGGTCAGCTGGAGGATCTGGCGCCATACCTTGGCAACCAGATCAAGGTGGATGATGTTTCCGAAAACGTCATCAGCACGGGTGTAATCAACGGCAAACAATATGGTGTACCTGCCGGGGTTAACGTACTCGGCTTCCATTATGACCCGGCTCTGCTCAAAAAGGCAGGAGTAGATACGTTCCCTGAAAACCTGACTTGGGAGTCATATGAAGCGTTGGGTAAACAAACCGCAGAGAAAGGTCTGTTTTTGGATGGCGGGGTAGCCCCGGATATCTTCTTCCATTACTTCCTGCGGACCAAAGGCTTGTCCCTCTACAATGCTGAAGGTACAGGTCTTGGATATGACGATGATAAACTGTTTGTCGAATTTTTCGGATTAATGCGTCGAATGATTGAGCAAGGTGCGGCACCTACACCGGATCTGGCTAACCAGACTAAGGGCATTATCGAGGAATCGGATCTGGTCAAGGGCAAAGGTATCGGTATCTGGCAATGGTCCAACCAGTTTGTAGCCGTACAGCAAGTAGCTAACCGTCCATTGGAGTTTGCTCCTATGCCTGGGCCGGACATGGAGAAGGGTCTTTACATGCAGCCAAGTATGTACTGGGCAGTAACTTCAAACTCGAAAGTGAAAGAAGAAGCAGCCAAATTCATCGATTTCTGGGTGAATGACGTGGAAGCCAACAAGCTGATCAAGGGTGAGCGCGGTGTGCCGATCTCCGGCGCAATCAAGGAAGCTATTGCTCCTGAACTGAGCGAACCAACGAAACAGGTATTTGATTTCGTAGCGGCCATGGAGCCAAAAGCTTCACCAATGAGCCCTCCGCCACCAGTCGGTTCACCTGAGGTCATTGCATCTCTGGCGGATACCGTCGAGGAACTGAACTTTGGCAGAATCACACCGGAACAGGCAGCAGAGACATTCCGTAAAAACGCCGAAGCCGTTCTGGCCAATAATAAATAA